The Bacillota bacterium genome includes a window with the following:
- a CDS encoding tetratricopeptide repeat protein produces MMLRRSVWWILLSLAALVAFADEVDNLVARAVKQYQAGNVQQAIETLEGARQKSPNHKGTLQWLGFLYLRVGRAADAVPVLEQLVQLAPDDAQAHNNLGNAYLHTGQPDKALAEYRTVLKLKPDFADAHYNMANILMKQGKLNDAIVAFQTAARLAPQDPYIWNNLGVALMGANRLKEAIETYRKAAALEPKNPQVWTNLGLALHAAGNLRDAEAAFVKALAIDARSAGAVLGLAQTYASQKQDAKAIPLFQRAASMQPNSFVAHYNLGVLYARANNSAEAEKALRRALELQPNHRDTLLALASLYQKDKRLTEAENTYRALVEAYPKDAEGWWQLGAVLVLQNKNEEAVQAWEKLLVLSPQHLRGRVALANLLYRMNRDSEAEAHYKLALKQDARNIEALNGLGLVCDRQGRLQEAENYLKQAIAINPNYAYAHNNLGVVYEKMGKKNEAIECYRRALSINPNYTDARNNLQRFTRTTTP; encoded by the coding sequence ATGATGCTTCGTCGTTCCGTTTGGTGGATTCTGCTTTCCCTCGCTGCGCTTGTTGCTTTCGCAGACGAGGTGGACAATCTGGTTGCCCGAGCGGTAAAGCAGTATCAGGCAGGCAATGTCCAGCAGGCGATAGAGACGCTGGAGGGTGCGCGACAGAAATCTCCCAACCACAAGGGCACATTGCAGTGGCTAGGGTTCCTGTATCTGCGCGTGGGTAGAGCGGCAGATGCTGTACCCGTGCTGGAGCAGCTGGTTCAGCTGGCGCCCGACGATGCACAGGCGCATAACAATCTGGGCAACGCCTATCTGCATACGGGACAACCCGACAAAGCGCTGGCGGAGTACCGCACCGTGCTAAAGCTGAAGCCCGATTTCGCCGACGCCCACTACAACATGGCAAATATCCTGATGAAGCAGGGCAAGCTGAACGACGCCATAGTCGCATTCCAGACCGCCGCCCGATTAGCTCCTCAGGACCCCTATATCTGGAACAACCTCGGCGTGGCACTGATGGGGGCGAACCGCCTGAAAGAGGCGATAGAGACGTATCGCAAGGCGGCTGCCCTGGAACCGAAAAACCCACAGGTGTGGACTAATCTCGGGCTGGCTCTGCACGCCGCAGGTAACCTGCGCGATGCGGAAGCGGCTTTTGTGAAGGCGCTGGCAATAGATGCTCGTTCCGCAGGGGCGGTGCTCGGTCTGGCGCAGACCTATGCCTCTCAGAAACAGGACGCCAAAGCGATACCGCTTTTCCAGCGTGCTGCCTCCATGCAGCCCAATTCGTTTGTGGCTCACTATAATCTGGGCGTGCTGTATGCCCGTGCCAACAACTCCGCCGAAGCGGAAAAGGCTCTGCGCCGTGCGCTGGAACTGCAGCCGAATCACCGCGATACCCTGCTCGCGCTCGCGTCGCTCTATCAAAAGGACAAACGCCTGACGGAGGCAGAAAACACCTACCGTGCGCTGGTGGAAGCCTACCCCAAAGATGCCGAAGGCTGGTGGCAACTGGGCGCGGTGCTGGTATTGCAGAACAAGAACGAAGAAGCGGTGCAGGCTTGGGAGAAACTGCTCGTGCTGTCGCCGCAACACCTGAGAGGGCGTGTCGCGCTCGCGAACCTGCTGTACCGAATGAACCGCGACTCGGAAGCCGAGGCGCACTACAAACTGGCTCTCAAACAGGATGCCCGTAACATCGAAGCACTCAATGGGCTGGGGCTGGTCTGCGACCGACAGGGCAGGCTTCAGGAGGCGGAGAACTACCTGAAACAAGCGATAGCGATAAACCCCAACTACGCCTACGCCCATAACAACCTGGGCGTGGTGTACGAGAAGATGGGCAAGAAAAACGAAGCTATTGAATGCTACCGACGGGCATTGAGCATTAATCCCAACTATACCGACGCCCGCAACAACCTGCAACGGTTCACCAGAACCACCACTCCATGA
- a CDS encoding menaquinone biosynthesis decarboxylase produces the protein MAYRDFQHFLSVLEQQGELKRIAYPLDPVLEVTEVADRVMKSGGPALLIEKPKGYDIPIAINTFGSRKRMSLALGVNDFEEIACEIENLLKPEIPERFIEKIGMLPKLLRLADMPPKKRSGDGLCQQVVITGNEVDIEKLPHLKCWPEDGGRYITLPLVFTHDPNTGKRNVGMYRIQVLNRNTTAMHWQLHKVGAEHHRAAEEKQQPIQVAVVLGGDPALTYSATAPLPPGIDEMMFAGFLRRQPVELVKCKTVDVWVPADAEIVLEGYVNPGERVMEGPFGDHTGYYSLADLYPVFHVTAVTHRKNPVYPATIVGRPPMEDAWLGKATERIFLPIIKLMVPEIVDMNLPVEACFHNLAIVSIKKRYPGHAFKVMNALWGLGQLMFTKIIIVLDDDVNVHDMYEVIWRFTNNIDPERDMLVTRGPIDVLDHASRMLGFGSKIGFDATRKWPSEGFTREWPAVIRMSPEVKARIDQIWQQLGLD, from the coding sequence ATGGCATACCGTGATTTTCAGCATTTCCTGAGCGTTCTCGAGCAGCAAGGGGAGCTCAAGCGCATCGCCTATCCGCTGGACCCCGTGCTGGAGGTTACCGAAGTGGCAGACCGCGTGATGAAGTCGGGCGGTCCCGCATTACTCATCGAAAAACCCAAGGGCTACGACATTCCCATCGCCATCAACACCTTCGGCTCGCGCAAGCGAATGAGTCTGGCGCTGGGAGTAAACGATTTCGAGGAGATTGCCTGCGAGATCGAGAACCTGTTGAAACCCGAAATCCCCGAGCGGTTCATCGAGAAAATCGGCATGTTGCCCAAGCTGCTGCGGCTGGCGGACATGCCTCCCAAAAAGCGCAGCGGCGACGGTTTGTGCCAGCAGGTGGTTATTACAGGCAATGAGGTGGACATCGAGAAACTGCCCCACCTGAAGTGCTGGCCCGAGGACGGAGGACGTTATATCACCCTGCCGCTGGTGTTCACGCACGACCCCAACACGGGCAAGCGCAACGTCGGCATGTACCGCATTCAGGTGCTGAACCGAAACACCACTGCCATGCACTGGCAGCTGCACAAAGTGGGCGCGGAACATCATCGCGCCGCCGAGGAAAAGCAGCAACCGATTCAGGTGGCGGTGGTGCTGGGCGGAGACCCCGCACTGACTTACTCCGCTACTGCGCCACTACCGCCCGGAATCGACGAGATGATGTTCGCTGGCTTCCTGCGCCGTCAGCCCGTGGAGCTGGTCAAATGCAAGACCGTCGACGTGTGGGTTCCTGCCGACGCCGAGATTGTGCTGGAAGGATACGTCAACCCGGGCGAGCGGGTGATGGAGGGACCGTTCGGCGACCACACGGGCTACTACAGCCTCGCCGACCTGTATCCTGTTTTCCACGTGACCGCTGTCACGCACCGCAAAAACCCTGTCTACCCCGCCACCATCGTGGGGCGACCGCCGATGGAGGACGCCTGGCTGGGCAAAGCTACCGAACGCATCTTCCTGCCGATCATCAAATTGATGGTGCCCGAGATTGTGGATATGAACCTGCCGGTAGAAGCGTGCTTCCACAATCTGGCGATTGTCTCCATCAAGAAGCGGTATCCGGGGCACGCCTTCAAGGTGATGAACGCGCTGTGGGGGCTGGGGCAACTTATGTTCACCAAGATAATCATTGTGCTGGATGACGACGTGAACGTGCATGACATGTACGAGGTCATCTGGCGGTTCACCAACAATATCGACCCTGAGCGCGACATGCTGGTGACGCGCGGACCGATTGACGTGCTCGACCACGCCTCGCGGATGCTGGGCTTCGGTTCCAAAATCGGCTTCGATGCCACGCGAAAGTGGCCCTCCGAAGGCTTCACCCGCGAGTGGCCCGCGGTCATCCGGATGTCGCCGGAGGTCAAAGCGCGTATCGACCAAATCTGGCAGCAGCTGGGGCTGGACTGA
- a CDS encoding MATE family efflux transporter, protein MPEPTSISSKSDRADADSARAMLPSALRTQREPSWRDIARDVWHISLPAVTTNLLQTTNAFLDRMFVGRLGRDALAAVGVAGQGMFLLMAVSFIVGTGTAALVARFVGGQVLEDARKALRQSLTVAALMGAVCMVVGYLLAKPAFHLMGMEPSAERATINFFSIALLGVVPLFVGQALGAVFRGMGDMRTPLKVMVLVNIVHILLDFALIFGIGPFPRMGLAGAATALTISQWFGFVMFWLALRRHPVMGKAVRFQRLDMMWAKRIVNIGAPASLQALLRITSMLGYTRILSATPQGTAALAALPIGLTAESIAFMPGLGYSMAATALVGQSLGAKRADIATRYAWMATAQACVIMTIMGIVFYIFAYPFARWFTSDPLVVEVAAAYLRINAYAEPFLALAIVLSGAFQGAGDTRTPTWITFITMWLFRLPLAYLLALTLGYGTHGAWWAMAASMMVSGLLTAVFFQRGGWKRVKV, encoded by the coding sequence ATGCCGGAGCCTACGTCCATCTCATCAAAATCAGACCGGGCGGATGCGGACTCCGCTCGGGCGATGCTACCCTCTGCCCTGCGCACGCAGAGAGAGCCGTCGTGGCGAGACATCGCACGCGACGTGTGGCACATCAGTCTCCCTGCCGTCACCACCAACCTGCTGCAAACCACCAACGCTTTCCTGGACCGCATGTTCGTAGGGCGATTGGGACGGGATGCGCTGGCAGCGGTGGGCGTGGCGGGGCAGGGCATGTTTTTGCTGATGGCTGTGTCGTTCATCGTGGGGACAGGCACTGCCGCGCTGGTTGCCCGGTTCGTTGGGGGGCAGGTGCTGGAAGATGCGCGTAAAGCGCTGCGACAATCGCTCACCGTGGCGGCACTCATGGGCGCGGTGTGCATGGTCGTTGGCTACCTGCTGGCGAAGCCTGCTTTCCACCTGATGGGGATGGAACCTTCCGCCGAGCGTGCCACGATTAACTTCTTCTCCATTGCCTTGCTGGGCGTGGTGCCCCTGTTTGTGGGGCAGGCGCTGGGGGCAGTCTTTCGTGGCATGGGCGACATGCGCACGCCGCTGAAGGTGATGGTTCTCGTGAACATCGTGCATATCTTGCTGGACTTCGCGCTGATTTTCGGCATCGGTCCGTTTCCTCGCATGGGTCTGGCAGGCGCAGCAACTGCCTTGACCATCTCGCAGTGGTTTGGGTTTGTCATGTTCTGGCTGGCGCTGCGCAGGCATCCGGTGATGGGCAAAGCCGTGCGGTTCCAGCGACTGGATATGATGTGGGCAAAGCGCATCGTGAACATCGGTGCTCCCGCATCGCTGCAGGCGCTGTTGCGCATCACCAGTATGCTGGGATACACACGCATCCTCTCCGCGACGCCACAGGGAACCGCCGCCTTGGCTGCACTACCGATTGGCTTAACCGCCGAATCCATCGCCTTCATGCCTGGTCTGGGCTACAGCATGGCGGCGACGGCACTGGTTGGGCAGAGCCTGGGCGCAAAACGGGCGGACATCGCTACCCGCTACGCATGGATGGCAACCGCGCAAGCCTGCGTGATTATGACCATCATGGGCATAGTGTTTTATATATTTGCCTATCCTTTTGCACGCTGGTTTACCAGCGACCCGCTGGTGGTGGAAGTAGCCGCAGCTTACCTGCGCATCAACGCCTATGCGGAACCCTTTCTCGCGCTGGCGATTGTGCTTTCGGGAGCGTTTCAGGGAGCTGGCGACACACGCACGCCAACATGGATTACTTTTATCACCATGTGGCTGTTCCGGCTACCGCTTGCCTACCTGCTGGCATTGACTTTGGGCTACGGCACGCACGGCGCGTGGTGGGCGATGGCGGCTTCGATGATGGTCTCTGGTTTGCTCACCGCTGTGTTCTTCCAGCGTGGCGGCTGGAAACGGGTCAAAGTGTGA
- a CDS encoding helix-turn-helix domain-containing protein, whose protein sequence is MQETQYKLLSVKQTAQELGVSRETVRRWIHKGVLRAVRIGRNHKIPEAQLQKLIRRQGELTP, encoded by the coding sequence ATGCAAGAAACGCAGTACAAACTGTTGAGTGTGAAGCAAACAGCGCAGGAACTGGGCGTAAGCCGGGAAACCGTGCGCAGGTGGATCCACAAGGGTGTACTTCGCGCTGTGCGCATAGGGAGGAACCACAAGATACCTGAGGCACAATTGCAGAAACTGATAAGGAGGCAGGGTGAGCTAACGCCTTAG
- a CDS encoding tyrosine-type recombinase/integrase — translation MQILSLHITDTNTINTTFTLWMEALQARRLTSRTLETYSDMVSGFVAFLCQQGCQQLEEVQPHHIRQWLIHKQAQAVSTHTLHNAYRLPRTFWNWCIREGLTEHNPFAKVEPPKREQVLKPALNPEQVEALLQACEGRHWLRLRDKALVLLLLDTGLRIHECHQLRVGDVLQNALIVRGKGGKQRMVVLSAEVRLALLRYLKACPAKPSAQQPLWHGADGALTLDGLKLAVRKAGKRAGIQLGAHQLRRTFATWSLRNGIDLEHLRLLMGHSDLKTTQQYLALVEDDLKRAHEQHSPLKTLRERR, via the coding sequence ATGCAGATACTCAGCTTGCACATCACGGACACAAACACCATTAACACCACATTCACGTTGTGGATGGAAGCACTACAGGCACGCAGGCTTACATCACGAACACTGGAAACCTACAGCGATATGGTAAGTGGCTTTGTGGCTTTCTTGTGCCAGCAAGGTTGCCAGCAGTTAGAGGAAGTGCAACCCCACCACATTCGCCAGTGGCTGATACACAAGCAAGCACAAGCAGTAAGCACCCACACCCTGCACAACGCCTACAGGCTACCACGAACCTTCTGGAACTGGTGCATACGCGAAGGCTTAACGGAACACAACCCTTTCGCGAAGGTAGAACCACCAAAACGTGAACAGGTGCTGAAGCCTGCCCTGAACCCTGAGCAGGTGGAAGCCTTACTGCAGGCGTGTGAAGGCAGGCACTGGCTACGCCTGCGCGATAAGGCACTGGTTCTGCTGTTGCTGGATACAGGCTTGCGCATTCACGAATGCCACCAGTTGCGCGTGGGTGATGTTCTGCAGAACGCGCTGATTGTGCGTGGCAAAGGTGGTAAACAGCGCATGGTGGTGCTGAGCGCAGAAGTAAGGCTTGCCTTACTGCGATACCTGAAGGCGTGCCCTGCGAAGCCTTCTGCACAACAGCCACTGTGGCATGGCGCAGATGGCGCACTTACTCTGGATGGCTTGAAACTGGCGGTGCGCAAGGCAGGCAAGCGTGCTGGTATTCAGTTAGGCGCACACCAGTTGCGCAGAACCTTTGCCACGTGGAGCCTGCGCAATGGGATTGATTTGGAACACCTGCGCCTGCTGATGGGGCACAGCGACCTGAAAACCACACAGCAATACCTGGCACTGGTAGAAGATGATTTGAAACGCGCACACGAACAGCACAGCCCACTGAAAACCTTGCGTGAAAGGAGGTGA
- a CDS encoding phosphatase PAP2 family protein has product MAEADRALFFWINHGWHHPWLNDFFWAMTWLGVGWVQVLLALIVLALARRYGDQLWAVLYRRAFASLLWAWLMSGVATQIVKRTWDRPRPSNLAGALVAADERIFSKSFPSGHSCTTAAMAMVLTIAFWKRYPGVVVGAWVVTLLVMLSRVYRGVHYPSDVVAGALIGAVCGYLVVAWVQHRKLAR; this is encoded by the coding sequence ATGGCGGAAGCAGACCGCGCCCTCTTCTTCTGGATTAACCACGGGTGGCACCACCCTTGGCTGAACGACTTCTTCTGGGCGATGACGTGGCTGGGGGTGGGATGGGTGCAGGTTCTGCTTGCGCTGATAGTGCTGGCGCTGGCGCGGCGGTACGGCGACCAACTGTGGGCAGTCCTTTATCGCCGTGCTTTTGCCAGCCTTCTGTGGGCGTGGCTGATGTCGGGCGTTGCGACGCAAATAGTGAAGCGAACGTGGGACCGCCCGCGTCCGTCCAATCTGGCAGGCGCGCTGGTGGCGGCGGATGAGCGTATCTTCAGCAAGTCCTTCCCATCCGGACACTCCTGCACCACCGCGGCGATGGCGATGGTGTTGACGATAGCGTTCTGGAAACGCTATCCGGGCGTGGTGGTGGGAGCGTGGGTGGTGACGCTGCTGGTGATGCTGTCGCGGGTGTATCGCGGCGTGCATTACCCGTCGGATGTGGTGGCGGGCGCACTAATTGGGGCGGTGTGCGGGTACCTGGTGGTGGCGTGGGTGCAACATCGCAAACTTGCTCGTTAG
- the recN gene encoding DNA repair protein RecN codes for MLVELAVEQIAIIDRLSLRFEPGLNVLTGETGAGKSILIDALSLALGERAEAEMLRAGAERAQVTAVFDVSASPRLIARIQDLGVVPEEGLLYLTRELFSGGRSQARINGRPLPVATLKAVGDLLVDLHGQHQHQSLFHTSEQMRFLDEWCGQEVLSLKAELGECVREMRALQRELSTLQADARERAHLLDLYTFQKQEIEQAHLTPGEEEELLAEERRLAHAEKLFASAETAYELLTAGEPAAVDLLAQAVRTLEEIVPIDTDLQPMVENLQNALYAVQDATADLRAYRDRVEFNPERLNEVQDRLHLIRTLKRKYGDTVEAVLDYLREVTGKMERLQGGEERAEELMRALRQAEQRAQNLAQELSRLRREGARRFEQAVAQELGELAMPRARFEVKLTPKPLESDGVDAVEFLFAPNPGEPPRPLSKIASGGELSRVMLAIKSVLAGVEDVPTLVFDEIDIGIGGRTAGVVGQKLQSLSQQRQVLCITHLPQIASRARAHLLIEKREAEGRTVTAVTPVEGEARVREIARMLGDTGESALRHAREMLETVH; via the coding sequence ATGCTGGTCGAGCTCGCTGTGGAACAGATAGCCATTATCGACCGGCTGAGCCTGCGTTTCGAGCCGGGCTTGAACGTGCTCACCGGCGAGACGGGCGCAGGCAAGTCCATCCTGATCGACGCGCTCAGCCTCGCACTGGGCGAGCGAGCGGAGGCAGAGATGCTTCGTGCCGGGGCAGAACGCGCCCAGGTCACCGCCGTGTTCGACGTATCCGCCTCTCCTCGTCTTATCGCCCGAATACAGGATCTCGGCGTCGTCCCCGAAGAGGGTCTGCTCTACCTGACGCGCGAACTGTTCTCAGGCGGACGTTCCCAGGCGAGAATTAACGGACGTCCGCTGCCCGTGGCTACCCTGAAAGCGGTAGGCGACCTGCTGGTGGACCTGCACGGTCAGCACCAGCATCAGTCCCTGTTCCACACGAGCGAGCAGATGCGCTTTCTGGACGAGTGGTGCGGCCAGGAGGTGCTGAGCCTGAAGGCGGAACTGGGCGAGTGCGTGCGTGAGATGCGTGCCCTGCAACGCGAACTGAGCACCCTGCAGGCGGATGCTCGTGAGCGGGCACACCTGCTGGACCTCTATACATTCCAGAAGCAGGAGATCGAGCAGGCACATCTGACGCCCGGCGAAGAGGAAGAACTGCTTGCCGAGGAGCGCCGCCTCGCGCACGCCGAGAAGCTGTTCGCATCGGCAGAGACAGCCTACGAACTGCTTACCGCGGGCGAACCGGCAGCGGTAGACCTGCTGGCTCAGGCGGTGCGCACCCTGGAGGAGATAGTGCCTATTGACACCGACCTGCAGCCGATGGTGGAAAACCTGCAAAACGCACTCTACGCCGTGCAGGATGCCACCGCCGACCTGCGGGCTTATCGCGACCGGGTGGAGTTCAATCCCGAACGCCTGAACGAGGTGCAGGACCGCCTGCACCTTATCCGCACGCTGAAACGCAAATACGGCGACACAGTGGAGGCGGTGCTGGATTACCTGCGCGAGGTGACCGGGAAGATGGAGCGATTGCAGGGAGGGGAGGAAAGGGCGGAAGAGCTGATGCGCGCGCTTCGGCAAGCCGAGCAAAGGGCACAGAATCTGGCACAAGAGCTGAGCCGACTGCGCCGCGAAGGGGCGCGTCGTTTCGAGCAGGCGGTGGCGCAGGAACTGGGTGAACTGGCGATGCCCCGCGCCCGATTTGAGGTGAAACTGACGCCCAAGCCTCTGGAGAGCGACGGCGTGGACGCGGTAGAGTTTCTGTTTGCCCCTAACCCAGGCGAGCCACCCCGACCTCTCTCCAAAATCGCATCGGGTGGCGAGTTGTCGCGCGTGATGCTGGCGATTAAGAGCGTGCTGGCGGGAGTCGAAGACGTTCCCACACTGGTGTTTGACGAGATTGACATCGGCATCGGCGGGCGTACCGCGGGCGTTGTGGGGCAGAAACTGCAGTCCCTCAGCCAACAAAGGCAGGTACTGTGCATCACCCACCTGCCTCAGATTGCCAGTCGTGCCCGGGCGCATCTGCTCATCGAGAAGCGCGAAGCGGAAGGACGCACCGTGACCGCCGTCACCCCTGTGGAGGGCGAAGCCCGCGTGCGCGAGATTGCGCGAATGCTGGGCGACACGGGAGAGAGCGCATTGCGCCATGCGCGGGAGATGCTGGAAACGGTTCATTGA
- a CDS encoding NAD(+)/NADH kinase has translation MSMMMLQRVGLIVHTDKPDALRFTREAVEWLRQHGLQVLLEPEIASALGMPEYQCEESALCQSDLLIALGGDGTILRASHLAASRAIPILGVHLGRFGFIAQVKPQDLRAAIARVQAGDFTIEKRLMVRAIVYREGKPICDALALNEVVVTKGAVARMITLQTYVNDTFLATYSADGLVVSTPTGSTAYSLSAGGAIVDPACEVLLLTPICAHTLSARPLILPAEKQVKVVVTADDGEFHLQADGGEAVSLRSGDAVRVFRAQERTHLIVFDPDEFYTKLRDRLLWGERVNV, from the coding sequence ATGAGCATGATGATGTTACAGCGCGTGGGCCTGATAGTACACACCGATAAGCCCGACGCCCTGCGGTTTACCCGTGAGGCGGTGGAGTGGCTGCGTCAACACGGTCTGCAGGTGCTTCTGGAACCGGAAATCGCCAGCGCGCTGGGAATGCCTGAGTACCAGTGTGAGGAATCCGCCCTTTGCCAGAGCGACCTCCTCATCGCGCTGGGTGGCGACGGAACCATCCTGCGAGCGAGCCACCTTGCCGCCTCACGGGCGATCCCCATCCTCGGGGTGCATTTGGGGCGTTTTGGCTTCATCGCGCAGGTCAAGCCTCAGGACCTGCGCGCCGCCATCGCAAGGGTACAGGCGGGCGACTTCACAATCGAGAAGCGCCTGATGGTGCGGGCGATTGTCTACCGTGAAGGCAAGCCGATATGTGACGCCCTCGCGCTCAACGAGGTGGTGGTGACCAAAGGGGCGGTAGCCCGCATGATTACCCTGCAAACCTATGTCAACGATACCTTCCTCGCCACCTATTCCGCCGATGGACTGGTGGTGTCCACACCGACGGGTTCCACCGCCTACTCACTTTCGGCAGGGGGTGCGATTGTGGACCCCGCCTGCGAGGTGTTGCTGTTGACGCCCATCTGCGCCCACACCCTCAGCGCGCGACCGCTGATACTGCCCGCCGAGAAACAGGTGAAGGTGGTGGTAACCGCCGACGACGGAGAGTTCCACCTGCAGGCAGACGGCGGAGAAGCGGTGAGCCTGCGTTCTGGAGATGCGGTTCGTGTTTTCCGCGCCCAGGAACGCACCCACCTGATCGTGTTTGACCCCGACGAGTTCTACACGAAACTGCGCGACCGCCTGTTGTGGGGAGAGAGGGTCAACGTGTAG
- a CDS encoding MFS transporter, whose amino-acid sequence MEQRRGNGVLYLRLSIMMFLQFAVWGAWAVVIGGHMQHLGFTGKQISYVFGTTAFGSLISPLIAGWIADRLMPAQIFTAVSHFVGAILLFIAWRQTEFWPLWTSILLYAVLYMPTIALTNAIAFHHMKDAQKFGNVRVWGTIGWIAVQWFMAAYLRFWEVRTPGVSHTGDSLVVAGIVSILMGLYCLTLPNTPPAKEAKNPYAFLEALQLRVNRNFAVLLTISFIVAIELPFYYNLTFLFLTEPRHPTLRLGGVGLPESTAQFAMTLGQVGEVLLMVLLYPSIRYLGMRTTIFLGILAWPVRYAIFAIGEPTWLVIAAQTLHGICYSFFFAGGMIAVERLSPKDIRASAQGLLVFATNGLGMLIGHFLSGRVHDYFLTTQSVMVNDKLTPLHNWTLIFIVPIAITVVAGLVFLVLFNERQFREDSEHIERGEVEKVYPNIAGAPA is encoded by the coding sequence ATGGAACAAAGAAGGGGCAATGGTGTTCTGTACCTGCGCTTGTCTATCATGATGTTCTTGCAGTTTGCCGTGTGGGGGGCATGGGCGGTCGTTATCGGCGGGCACATGCAACATCTGGGCTTCACGGGCAAGCAGATTAGCTATGTGTTCGGCACGACCGCCTTTGGTTCTCTCATCTCGCCGCTCATCGCGGGATGGATTGCTGACCGCTTGATGCCTGCGCAAATCTTCACGGCGGTGTCTCACTTTGTCGGCGCGATTCTGCTGTTTATCGCGTGGCGACAGACGGAGTTCTGGCCGCTGTGGACGTCCATTTTGCTTTACGCTGTGCTGTATATGCCTACCATTGCGCTGACCAACGCCATCGCTTTTCACCACATGAAGGACGCACAGAAGTTCGGCAACGTCCGCGTGTGGGGTACTATCGGCTGGATTGCGGTGCAGTGGTTCATGGCGGCATACCTGCGCTTCTGGGAGGTGCGCACCCCTGGCGTTAGCCACACGGGCGACAGTCTGGTGGTGGCGGGCATTGTGTCCATCCTGATGGGGCTGTATTGCCTGACCCTGCCCAATACCCCGCCTGCCAAGGAGGCCAAGAACCCTTACGCCTTTTTGGAGGCTTTGCAGCTGCGCGTCAACCGCAACTTCGCGGTGCTGTTGACCATCTCGTTCATTGTAGCCATCGAGCTCCCGTTCTACTATAACCTGACCTTCCTGTTCCTGACGGAGCCGCGGCACCCGACCCTGCGTCTTGGGGGTGTTGGTTTGCCAGAGAGTACCGCACAGTTTGCCATGACACTGGGGCAGGTGGGCGAAGTCTTACTGATGGTCTTGCTGTACCCCTCCATCCGCTATCTGGGCATGCGTACCACCATCTTTCTGGGCATTCTCGCCTGGCCAGTGCGCTATGCAATATTCGCCATTGGGGAACCGACATGGCTGGTTATCGCCGCGCAGACCCTGCACGGCATCTGCTACTCCTTCTTCTTCGCGGGTGGCATGATTGCGGTCGAGCGTCTCAGCCCGAAAGACATCCGTGCCAGTGCGCAGGGGCTGCTGGTGTTTGCCACGAACGGCTTGGGGATGCTCATTGGGCACTTCCTGTCGGGACGTGTCCACGATTACTTCCTGACCACGCAATCGGTAATGGTCAATGACAAACTGACACCACTGCATAACTGGACCTTGATTTTCATCGTGCCCATCGCCATCACTGTGGTTGCGGGATTGGTGTTCCTAGTGCTGTTCAACGAGAGGCAGTTCCGCGAGGACTCGGAACACATCGAGCGAGGCGAAGTGGAGAAGGTTTACCCGAATATCGCGGGTGCGCCTGCTTAG